The genome window GGCTCGCTGGAGATTCACCTCAACCAGCCGTACAATATGGCGCTCGTCGTCAACGACCAGAATTGTCTTCGCCATTTGGTGACGGGGCCTCCTCACACTTAAGGCCGCGCAGGCTGCCACGCCAGGACACCTCAGAGGATGGGTGACCTGACTGTCCCGATGGATTGCTTGCGGACTTGCCGATTATAGCAATACCCGTGGGGGGTGTCAAACCCGCAAGTGCCGGCTCTTTGCTCCCCGACCGGGAACCACGCGCCTTAGCCGATAAGGGACTGTACTTCCTCGAAACAGCCCACCAACTGATGGTACAAGCGGCGATACAGACCAAAGTACCTGTCGTAGGCGCTCTTATTGTCCGCATCCGGGTCTCTCCGGTCCATGACGCGGATGGTTTCCCGACATGCTTCCGGCACGCTGGACCAGATACCGGCGCCAACCCCCGCGAGTAGCGCGACCCCGTAGGCCGGCCCCTCGTCGACATTAATCGTGCAGTGCGGCCGTCCGGTCACATCCGCCTGGATCTGCCGCCACAGCGGGCTCCTCGCTCCACCACCGGATGCGCGGACCTGCTCGATCCGGACACCCATTGCCTCGATGATCTCAAAGGAGTCCCGCAGACCGAAGGCCACGCCCTCGAGAACCGCGCGGGTCAGGTGGCGTTTGTCGTGCCGCAGATGCAGGCCAAAAAACACGCCCTTTGCGTTTGGGTTCGGGTACGGGGTGCGTTCGCCGGTGAGATAGGGGAGAAAGACGAGCCCCTCCGAACCCAACGGAGCCTGCGCCGCGGCGTCTGTCATGTACTCATACGGGTCGCGGCCGGTCAGCGCCGCAACAGCACGTTCATCAGAGCACAGTGCGTCCCGCAACCACCTGAGGGATCCACCTGCGGACAGCATAACGCCCATGACATGCCACTTGCCCGGCACCGCATGGCAGAAAGTGTGTGTCCGCAGTTCGGGGTCCATGAGAGGCTCGTCGAGGTGCGCGAAGACCACACCCGAAGTGCCCGTCGTGGAGGACACGATGCCTTGCTCTACGATCCCGTTGCCCACAGCTCCCGCCGCCTGATCGCCGCCGCCGCCAACAACCGGCGTGCCCGCAGCCAGACCGGTAAGTGCTGCGACTTCCTGGGTTATCCGGCCGCTGATCTCCTGCGATTCGAACACCGTGGGCAGCAAATCGGTCGCCAGGCCGATACGGTCCAGCACGACGCTTGACCAGCGGCGCTCACGCACATTCAGCAGCGCCGTGCCGGAGGCATCGCTCACCTCCGTTGCGAACTCGCCGGTGAGCATGAATCTGATGTAGTCCTTCGGGAGCAGGACTTTCCGGAGCCGCTCGAAGTTGCCCGGCTCCTCATCACGCAGCCAGATGATCTTCGGCGCCGTAAAGCCCGTCAGCACCGGGTTACACGTCTCAGAGACGAGATCCTGTGCGCCGACCGCATCGGTAATCCAGCGGCACTGGGCCGCTGTGCGCTGATCGCACCAGAGCAGGGCCGGGCGTATGACCTGGTGGGCGTCGTCCAGGAAGACCGAGCCGTGCATCTGGCCGGACAGCCCGACGCCTTTGATGTCCGAGGCAGCCACGCCGCTCCTGGCGAGTACCGCTCGGATGGTCTCCACCGTCGCCCTCCACCAGTCTGCTGGGTCCTGTTCAGCCCAGTTCGGACGCGGCGTGTGAAGAGGATATTCCGCGCTGGCGCTGGCTATCACTCGCCCCGTCTCGTCGATGAGCAGCGTTTTCGTGCCCGACGTGCCGATGTCGATGCCGATGAGGAAGGCCATGCTCTGTCCTCCGATGGATCGCCGGCCGAACCGGCAGGCTACTCTGCAGCCTCGATGGTCACCTTCGCCCCCGACCGAACAGACTTGAACACCGTGGCATCTCCCTCAACCGTGCCCAACGTGTTCACCGGGCTGGCCGCAACGGGGGCGTCCCCCGAACTCATGGGCGTAGGGCCAAAGAAGATGCAGAATGCGTTTCCGGGGGGCCAGTAGGCAATGTCTCCCACCGCCCTCTCGGCCCTGGCATCCGGCTCCGTATTGGCCTGCACGGGGATGCCGAAGTAGATCTCGTCTCCCCAGGTCTGTGCGGATGCCTCGATGGGCAGCGCTTCCCAGACCTTCTTCGCGGTGGGCCCATCGCCCAGTTGCGCATAGGCTGATACGTCACCAGCAGTGATTTTGATGCGTGGCATATCCTGAGCCTCCCTGCTGCTACGATCCGTCGGCGAACTGACGCAGGAAATTGAGTCCCAGCCGGAAACCTTCCTCGCGTCCCAGCGCACTATCCTCGTGCTCGATGGACAGGACGCCGTTGAACCCGTTCCGGCGCAGGCGAGCGCAGTAGACGCCCCAGTCGATATCGCCGAAGCCCGGAATAACGTACCTCCACCAGCCGCCGGCCTGGGAGCCTACGAAGGCCTTCTTGTGCGCCACGACTTCAGTATCCTTGGCGTGGGTGTGGAAAATGCGCGAGGCGTAGCGTTCCACGGCCATCAGGTAGTCGATGTCCTGCCAGTACAGGTGGGATGGGTCGAAGTTCAGCCCGAAGTTGTCCGCATCCACCAGCTCGAAGATCATGTCCCACTGCCCGAGATGCTGGATATTCGTGGCATACCAGTTCTCCATGGCGATTTTGACGCCTTTATCCGCGGCCTTCTTGCAGAACTTGCGATAGAACGGCGCGGCCATGTCGCGGATGCAGTCTTCCTTGCTCATCCCGGCCGGAGGGAGCCCCGCCATGGTGCACAGAACGTCGACACCGATCTTTTCGCAGACACTCAGGGCCTTATTGAGGGTATCCTGATGCATCTTCCGCTCGGCCTCGTCGCCTGCGGTGATGTTGATGTACGCGGCGAGACTGGAGACTTGGATACCCGCTTCGTCGAAGGCGGCCTTGAACTTGGCAGCGTCGAACTTCCCGGACAGGTCGCAGTGTTTGGCTCCAACGCGGACCTCGCAGGCGTCGAAACCGGCGGACTTGGCGAAACTGATGACGGTGTCGAGGTCGTCACCACTGAACGGCGCGGTCAGCATCCCGACTTTCATGTCCTTCGTCCTCCCTGAATGGCGCAGCCTGGCGCCCTGCTGGTGTGACTGGCAAAGTGGCCAACACGGATCTGGTTCGCTCGCGGGTCATCAGAAACGCTGCGCGAGCGCTATCCCGCGGCAAAGTTCGCTGCCCGCATGACTTCCCCTCCGTCATCTTGCATGATTCCGCGCACCTTTGCCTACATCCTCCTCCCAACGCCCAAGAGGTATGTTCGGAGCACCTGCTCGGCAATGAAAGCCAGCAAGTCCCGTGCGCGGACGGGTTCCATGGCCTCCTCCAGTGTCATTGGTTCGTTCACGATGGGGAAGAGGGCGTGGAAGCCACGCGAGTGCAGTTCTGTGGCGTTCAGAGCGACCCCGCCGCCGATAGCCACCACGGGGATTCCAAGGTCCTTCGCCACATCCGCCACGCCGCTTGGCGTCTTGCCAAAAGCTGTCTGGAAGTCGATCCTACCCTCTCCCGTGATGACAAGCTCCGATCCCGCCATTTTCTCACGCAAACCAACGGCCTCGACCACGATCTTTACACCACTCTCGAGCTTTGCCCCGCAGAATGCCATAAGTCCCGCACCGAGTCCGCCTGCTGCTCCTGCCCCGGGGACTTCGGCCACGTTACATCCAAGGTCCCGGGCCATCAGATCGGCGAAGTGCCTCAGGCCGTCGTCCAGTGCCCTGACCATCTCCGGAGTAGCCCCCTTCTGCGGCCCATAGACGTGGGCTGCGCCCCGTTCGCCGAACAGTGGGTTATCGACGTCGCAGGCCACTCGGAAGGTGGCTTCTCGCACGCGCGGGTCCAGCCCTGACACGTCGATCCGCGCCACGTCCGCCATGCGCCCGCCGGTCACGCGGTTGATCTCGGCTCCATCCTCGCCCAGCATCTTCACCCCGAGCGCCTGGGCCATCCCGGCGCCGCAGTCAGTGGTGGCACTTCCGCCGATGCCCACGATCAGGTTCCG of Armatimonadota bacterium contains these proteins:
- the xylB gene encoding xylulokinase, with product MAFLIGIDIGTSGTKTLLIDETGRVIASASAEYPLHTPRPNWAEQDPADWWRATVETIRAVLARSGVAASDIKGVGLSGQMHGSVFLDDAHQVIRPALLWCDQRTAAQCRWITDAVGAQDLVSETCNPVLTGFTAPKIIWLRDEEPGNFERLRKVLLPKDYIRFMLTGEFATEVSDASGTALLNVRERRWSSVVLDRIGLATDLLPTVFESQEISGRITQEVAALTGLAAGTPVVGGGGDQAAGAVGNGIVEQGIVSSTTGTSGVVFAHLDEPLMDPELRTHTFCHAVPGKWHVMGVMLSAGGSLRWLRDALCSDERAVAALTGRDPYEYMTDAAAQAPLGSEGLVFLPYLTGERTPYPNPNAKGVFFGLHLRHDKRHLTRAVLEGVAFGLRDSFEIIEAMGVRIEQVRASGGGARSPLWRQIQADVTGRPHCTINVDEGPAYGVALLAGVGAGIWSSVPEACRETIRVMDRRDPDADNKSAYDRYFGLYRRLYHQLVGCFEEVQSLIG
- a CDS encoding sugar phosphate isomerase/epimerase gives rise to the protein MKVGMLTAPFSGDDLDTVISFAKSAGFDACEVRVGAKHCDLSGKFDAAKFKAAFDEAGIQVSSLAAYINITAGDEAERKMHQDTLNKALSVCEKIGVDVLCTMAGLPPAGMSKEDCIRDMAAPFYRKFCKKAADKGVKIAMENWYATNIQHLGQWDMIFELVDADNFGLNFDPSHLYWQDIDYLMAVERYASRIFHTHAKDTEVVAHKKAFVGSQAGGWWRYVIPGFGDIDWGVYCARLRRNGFNGVLSIEHEDSALGREEGFRLGLNFLRQFADGS
- a CDS encoding glycerate kinase; translated protein: MKTTIAPDSFKGCLTALEVCQAIEKGLRTVLPDVEIESVPMADGGEGTVQSLVEATAGQFVTRTVEGPLGEAVDAVFGVLGDGETAVIEMAAASGLPLVPADMRNPLLTSTFGTGQLILAALEMGCRNLIVGIGGSATTDCGAGMAQALGVKMLGEDGAEINRVTGGRMADVARIDVSGLDPRVREATFRVACDVDNPLFGERGAAHVYGPQKGATPEMVRALDDGLRHFADLMARDLGCNVAEVPGAGAAGGLGAGLMAFCGAKLESGVKIVVEAVGLREKMAGSELVITGEGRIDFQTAFGKTPSGVADVAKDLGIPVVAIGGGVALNATELHSRGFHALFPIVNEPMTLEEAMEPVRARDLLAFIAEQVLRTYLLGVGRRM